One genomic region from Campylobacter concisus encodes:
- the recO gene encoding recombination protein RecO, which yields MQGYILRVQKVRDEDLLVFVLTPNLLVKSYRFFGARHSNIMTGYKIDFELEQEAKFLPKLRSILHLGFKWLLERDKLIIWQQFMRLLYDHLKEVEQLDEIYFNELDRCAKQMQLQNPKRLIIESYAKILEYEGRLHSELECFICDEEIENELCLTRGFLPSHKHCLDRSEFDTSKIKNLFDTKSTIELNDDEINRLYKILLDGL from the coding sequence ATGCAAGGCTATATCCTGCGCGTGCAAAAGGTCAGAGACGAGGACCTTTTAGTCTTTGTGCTAACGCCAAATTTGCTCGTAAAGTCATATAGATTTTTTGGCGCACGCCACTCAAATATCATGACCGGCTACAAGATCGACTTTGAGCTAGAGCAAGAGGCAAAATTTCTACCAAAGCTTAGAAGCATACTTCATCTTGGCTTTAAATGGCTGCTAGAGCGCGACAAACTCATTATTTGGCAGCAGTTCATGCGCCTACTTTATGATCATCTAAAAGAGGTCGAGCAGCTCGATGAAATTTATTTTAACGAGCTTGATCGCTGCGCCAAACAGATGCAGCTACAAAATCCAAAGCGCCTTATCATCGAAAGCTACGCTAAAATTTTAGAGTATGAAGGTAGGCTTCACAGCGAGCTTGAGTGCTTTATCTGCGATGAGGAGATAGAAAACGAGCTTTGCCTAACTCGTGGCTTTTTGCCCTCTCATAAGCACTGCCTTGACAGGAGCGAATTTGACACTAGCAAGATCAAAAATTTGTTTGATACAAAAAGCACGATCGAGCTAAATGACGATGAGATAAACCGACTTTATAAAATTTTACTTGATGGACTTTAG
- a CDS encoding tRNA 2-thiocytidine biosynthesis TtcA family protein produces MIELSKRLLRQVGQTNARYKMIEGGDKILLGLSGGKDSLALAHVLKHIQNVTPEKFEFKAVTLSYGMGEDYAYLTKHCNEHGIEHEVIDSSIFEISKEKIRKNSSFCSFFSRMRRGYLYTYALKHGFNKLAIAHHLDDAVESFFMNFTYNGALRTLAPKYTAKNGITIIRPFIFVRERQLRENAIKNELRVIGDEACPAMRFDVKMPHARYETKQLLATLEKENPKLFTSLKAAFENIHTDTFFALNSSSEE; encoded by the coding sequence ATGATAGAGCTTAGTAAAAGGCTTCTTAGGCAAGTTGGTCAGACAAATGCCAGATACAAGATGATAGAGGGCGGAGATAAGATCTTGCTTGGTCTTAGCGGTGGTAAAGATAGCCTCGCACTCGCTCACGTACTAAAGCATATCCAAAACGTCACACCTGAGAAATTTGAGTTTAAAGCAGTAACACTAAGCTACGGCATGGGTGAGGACTACGCTTATCTTACGAAGCATTGCAATGAGCACGGAATAGAGCATGAAGTAATAGATAGCTCAATCTTTGAAATTTCAAAAGAGAAAATCCGTAAGAATTCTAGTTTTTGTAGTTTCTTTTCTCGTATGAGAAGAGGTTATCTTTATACTTACGCCTTAAAGCATGGTTTTAATAAACTTGCGATTGCTCATCATTTAGACGATGCAGTGGAGAGCTTTTTTATGAACTTTACATATAATGGTGCACTAAGGACGCTTGCTCCAAAATATACTGCAAAAAATGGTATCACGATTATTAGGCCATTTATCTTCGTTCGCGAGAGACAGCTTCGCGAAAATGCTATCAAAAATGAATTAAGAGTTATCGGTGATGAAGCATGTCCTGCAATGAGATTTGACGTAAAGATGCCGCATGCTAGATATGAAACCAAACAGCTTTTAGCGACTTTAGAAAAAGAAAATCCAAAACTTTTTACTTCGCTAAAAGCAGCATTTGAAAATATCCATACTGATACTTTTTTTGCTCTCAATAGCAGTAGTGAAGAGTAA
- a CDS encoding 5'-methylthioadenosine/adenosylhomocysteine nucleosidase: protein MIAILGAMQEEITPILEMVGEYKTIQYANNKFYLANYKGKELVIAYSKIGKVNAAITATLMVEKFKASKLLFTGVAGSLDESLKIGDMLYATSLVQHDLDITAFGHPYGYVPGTSIFVKSDEGLNELAKKIADKKDMSLSAGIIATGDQFICDNEKKVWIKKIFNASVTEMEGASVALVCETLGVPFFILRAISDGAGDAAEFDFDKFLQDSANVSAKFILEMVENL from the coding sequence ATGATAGCGATACTAGGAGCTATGCAAGAAGAGATAACGCCGATCCTTGAAATGGTCGGTGAATATAAAACTATTCAATATGCAAATAATAAATTTTACTTAGCAAACTATAAAGGAAAAGAGCTAGTCATTGCCTATTCAAAGATAGGCAAAGTAAATGCAGCTATAACAGCAACTTTAATGGTAGAAAAATTTAAGGCCTCAAAGTTACTCTTTACCGGCGTAGCTGGCTCTCTTGATGAGAGTTTAAAAATAGGCGATATGCTTTATGCTACTAGCTTAGTACAACATGATCTTGATATTACGGCTTTTGGCCATCCTTATGGCTATGTGCCAGGCACAAGTATTTTTGTCAAAAGCGATGAAGGGCTAAATGAACTGGCAAAAAAGATAGCTGATAAAAAAGATATGAGCTTAAGTGCTGGTATTATTGCAACCGGAGATCAGTTTATCTGCGATAATGAAAAGAAAGTTTGGATTAAAAAGATATTTAATGCGAGCGTTACCGAGATGGAAGGTGCTAGCGTTGCACTAGTTTGCGAAACACTTGGTGTGCCATTTTTTATACTAAGAGCTATCAGCGATGGAGCTGGTGATGCAGCAGAGTTTGACTTTGATAAATTTTTGCAAGATTCAGCAAATGTTAGTGCAAAATTTATACTTGAAATGGTAGAAAATTTATGA
- the fabD gene encoding ACP S-malonyltransferase has protein sequence MKKFAFVFAGQGSQSIGMGKDFYENFSTAKLLLNDACNDTGIDYKELLFTQNDKLDKTEFTQPAIVLNSLMTYLAFSNFIKEKPEFSLGHSLGEFTALAVSGAFNFIDAIRLVNLRGKFMQEACVGKDAGMMVVLGLSDEVVEEICKKAREEGLQNYAANYNCDGQIVVAGVRADLASYETKFKEAGAKRAMLLNMSVASHCPILEPASVRLASELESTLATKFSPVVSNVNAKIYTDKSEALVLLKEQLIKPVCYKQSIKNYENDVDCFIELGAATLKGINKKITEKPTYSITDMASLEEVVKILEER, from the coding sequence GGGCCAAGGCTCGCAAAGTATTGGTATGGGAAAAGACTTTTACGAAAATTTTTCTACTGCTAAGTTACTTTTAAATGATGCTTGTAATGACACTGGCATTGATTACAAAGAGCTTTTATTTACACAAAACGATAAGTTAGATAAAACAGAATTTACTCAGCCAGCTATCGTCTTAAACTCGCTAATGACTTATTTGGCTTTTTCAAATTTTATTAAAGAAAAACCAGAATTTAGTCTTGGGCACTCACTTGGAGAATTTACCGCTCTTGCAGTTAGTGGAGCATTTAATTTTATTGATGCGATTAGGCTTGTGAATTTACGTGGTAAATTTATGCAAGAAGCCTGCGTTGGCAAAGATGCTGGCATGATGGTAGTTCTTGGACTTAGTGATGAAGTGGTTGAAGAAATTTGTAAAAAAGCAAGAGAAGAAGGTTTACAAAATTATGCTGCAAACTACAACTGCGATGGACAAATCGTTGTCGCTGGTGTAAGAGCTGATCTTGCTAGCTATGAAACAAAATTTAAAGAAGCTGGCGCAAAAAGAGCAATGCTTTTAAATATGTCGGTGGCAAGCCATTGTCCGATACTTGAACCAGCTAGTGTTAGGCTGGCAAGCGAGCTTGAGAGTACTTTGGCTACCAAATTTTCTCCAGTTGTCTCAAATGTAAATGCTAAAATTTATACCGATAAAAGCGAAGCACTAGTCCTACTAAAAGAGCAGCTAATAAAACCAGTTTGCTATAAACAAAGCATTAAAAACTATGAAAATGATGTTGATTGTTTTATCGAGCTTGGTGCTGCGACGTTAAAGGGCATCAATAAAAAAATTACTGAAAAGCCAACTTATAGTATTACTGATATGGCAAGTCTTGAAGAAGTTGTGAAAATTTTGGAGGAGAGATGA